A window from Schistosoma haematobium chromosome 1, whole genome shotgun sequence encodes these proteins:
- the RHO1_6 gene encoding GTP-binding protein Rho1, variant 2 (EggNog:ENOG41KOG0393~COG:Z) produces MASVTRKKLVVVGDGACGKTCLLTVFCKGEFPSLYVPTIFESFVSEMQINNKRVELNLWDTAGQEDYDRLRPLSYPDTNVVVLCFSVDNPDSLDNISTKWMPEVLKLRLSKLLYLDQEFFAKYPCNTCCKQKRFKK; encoded by the exons ATGGCATCAGTTACTCGAAAAAAGCTTGTTGTTGTTGGAGATGGCGCGTGCGGAAAAACATGTCTTCTAACCGTCTTCTGCAAAGGAGAGTTCCCCAGTTTATATGTTCCGACGATTTTTGAAAGTtttgtttcggagatgcaaatTAATAATAAGCGT GTTGAACTAAATTTGTGGGATACAGCTGGGCAAGAAGATTATGATCGACTACGTCCACTTTCTTATCCTGACACAAATGTCGTCGTGCTTTGTTTCAGTGTAGACAATCCTGACAGCTTGGATAATATCAGCACAAAATGGATGCCTGAAGTATTGAAGCTTAGACTTTCTAAACTACTATACCTAGATCAGGAATTTTTTGCCAAATATCCCTGTAATACTTGTTGCAAACAAAAAAGATTTAAGAAATGA
- the RHO1_6 gene encoding GTP-binding protein Rho1, variant 3 (EggNog:ENOG41KOG0393~COG:Z): MASVTRKKLVVVGDGACGKTCLLTVFCKGEFPSLYVPTIFESFVSEMQINNKRVELNLWDTAGQEDYDRLRPLSYPDTNVVVLCFSVDNPDSLDNISTKWMPEIRNFLPNIPVILVANKKDLRNDYSTKRELQRMKQKPVTESEGRSVARVIGAQAYIECSGNFICSDSSFAAKQKEGVNDVFETAARIATDFKTKRRLCTIT, from the exons ATGGCATCAGTTACTCGAAAAAAGCTTGTTGTTGTTGGAGATGGCGCGTGCGGAAAAACATGTCTTCTAACCGTCTTCTGCAAAGGAGAGTTCCCCAGTTTATATGTTCCGACGATTTTTGAAAGTtttgtttcggagatgcaaatTAATAATAAGCGT GTTGAACTAAATTTGTGGGATACAGCTGGGCAAGAAGATTATGATCGACTACGTCCACTTTCTTATCCTGACACAAATGTCGTCGTGCTTTGTTTCAGTGTAGACAATCCTGACAGCTTGGATAATATCAGCACAAAATGGATGCCTGAA ATCAGGAATTTTTTGCCAAATATCCCTGTAATACTTGTTGCAAACAAAAAAGATTTAAGAAATGATTATTCAACAAAAAGGGAACTTCAGAGAATGAAACAAAAACCTGTTACAGAATCCGAAGGGAGAAGTGTAGCGAGAGTTATAGGGGCACAGGCATATATTGAATGTTCAGGTAACTTTATTTGCTCTGATTCATCTTTTGCAGCTAAACAAAAAGAAGGCGTTAATGATGTATTTGAAACTGCTGCTAGAATAGCTACAGATTTCAAGACAAAAAGACGCCTATGTACGATTACATAA
- a CDS encoding hypothetical protein (EggNog:ENOG410VAW6~COG:S) has translation RQVPFFFIDLQCLLLEDSDSYSILTEKEREEFLVRLFRHICIGGEICQQEDEIKPYIDTVRKIYRDLICVQKNPDSKAIEIVSHVYEVRVYVSELPGLILKNIPLSA, from the exons AGGCAAGTACCATTCTTTTTTATCGACCTACAGTGTTTGTTACTTGAAGATTCAGACAGTTATTCTATTCTTACTGAAAAAGAGAGAGAAGAGTTCCTCGTTCGCCTGTTCAGACACATTTGTATTGGAGGTGAAATATGTCAACAAGAAGATGAGATTAAGCCATACATTGATACTGTACGCAAAATATATCGTGATCTAATATG TGTTCAGAAGAATCCTGATTCAAAAGCAATCGAAATTGTTTCCCATGTTTACGAAGTTCGTGTGTATGTAAGTGAATTACCAGGcttaattttgaaaaatatacCTTTGAGCGCTTAA
- the RHO1_6 gene encoding GTP-binding protein Rho1 (EggNog:ENOG41KOG0393~COG:Z) — protein MASVTRKKLVVVGDGACGKTCLLTVFCKGEFPSLYVPTIFESFVSEMQINNKRVELNLWDTAGQEDYDRLRPLSYPDTNVVVLCFSVDNPDSLDNISTKWMPEIRNFLPNIPVILVANKKDLRNDYSTKRELQRMKQKPVTESEGRSVARVIGAQAYIECSAKQKEGVNDVFETAARIATDFKTKRRLCTIT, from the exons ATGGCATCAGTTACTCGAAAAAAGCTTGTTGTTGTTGGAGATGGCGCGTGCGGAAAAACATGTCTTCTAACCGTCTTCTGCAAAGGAGAGTTCCCCAGTTTATATGTTCCGACGATTTTTGAAAGTtttgtttcggagatgcaaatTAATAATAAGCGT GTTGAACTAAATTTGTGGGATACAGCTGGGCAAGAAGATTATGATCGACTACGTCCACTTTCTTATCCTGACACAAATGTCGTCGTGCTTTGTTTCAGTGTAGACAATCCTGACAGCTTGGATAATATCAGCACAAAATGGATGCCTGAA ATCAGGAATTTTTTGCCAAATATCCCTGTAATACTTGTTGCAAACAAAAAAGATTTAAGAAATGATTATTCAACAAAAAGGGAACTTCAGAGAATGAAACAAAAACCTGTTACAGAATCCGAAGGGAGAAGTGTAGCGAGAGTTATAGGGGCACAGGCATATATTGAATGTTCAG CTAAACAAAAAGAAGGCGTTAATGATGTATTTGAAACTGCTGCTAGAATAGCTACAGATTTCAAGACAAAAAGACGCCTATGTACGATTACATAA